CCATGCCCATGGAGTGAAAGAGCTTCACGTAGCCAGTGCCGGTGTCACGCGGACCACGGAAGGTGCCGATCAATCCGGACGCGGCCACCACCGCTTGCATCTGAGGGCTTTCGAAGAAGTACTCGGCGATATCAGCAGCGGACCCCAGATAGAACTTCTGGAAGATCAGCGCTTCTTCCGGAGTCGAAAACTGCGCAGCAACCTCGGACCAGCTCGGCGGCCGGCGCAAGATGTACCGATCCATCACCTCGCATGCTTTTTCGAGCATGGCGTCGTAGTGATCGTAGGCGTCGGCGTCCTTGGGCGAGATCTTGCGGATGTCGTCCAGCCACCTGTCGTGATCGTTCCAATACGAGAGGGTCGAACCGTCCGGGAAGGGCGCGAAAAAGCGAGGATTCCGCTCCAGGAACACGAGCCCCTCATCGAGCAGGCGCAGCTCCTCGATCAGCTTGCGGGGCATGAGCGAGAGAACGTACGAGCCAGTGGAAAACGTGAAGCCAGGAACGTACTCCTCCGAAACCGCTGCGCCGCCAATTTTCGAGTAGCGCTCCAACACGAGCGTGCTGATTCCCGCTTCGGCCAGATAGCAGGCCGCGACAAGCCCATTGTGTCCGCCGCCCACGATGACTGCGTCGTATCGTTTCGCCACGCGATCCCTCCCCTATTGCGCCTGCTCATCCATCGACCAGCATCGCAAACTGGTCGAGTTGGACGATCGTTGTTCCGTCGATGGCCGGATCATAGCACCGAGAGATTCGGTTACCACCGGTATAATCCCGTCGCCGCGCAACGTGGCATCAACAGTTGGCAACTAGCACGAGAGTGATTCTTCAGCGCATGGCAGGACGACGCAAGCGGGTCTTTTCTGGAATCCAGCCCTCCGGTGTGAGCCATATTGGGAACTATCTGGGCGCGATTCGGAACTGGGTATCCCAGCAAGAGACCTACGACAACATTTTCTGCATCGTGAATCTGCATGCGCTCACGTTGCCGACCGAGCCAGATTCGTTGCACGCCAACACGATCACCATGGCCAACACGCTGCTCGCCGCGGGCATCGACCCAAACGACTCGATCTTGTTCGTTCAGGGCGATGTACGTGAACACTCAGAGCTTTGCTGGCTGCTGAATTCTGTGGCGACCTACGGCGAACTTCGTCGTATGACGCAATTCAAGGACAAGGCCGGCAGCGCGGAAGAGTCGGTTTCGGCAGCGCTTTTCGACTATCCCGTGCTGCAGGTGGCCGACATCATCCTGTACGACGCCGACCTGGTGCCCGTGGGTGAGGATCAGCGCCAGCACATCGAGCTTGCTCGCGACGTTGCGCAGCGGTTCAATCGGCGATATGGCGACACATTCGTCGTGCCTGCCCCGGATATCAAGACCAGTGGCGCGCGCATCATGTCACTCGAGGATCCGACCAAGAAGATGAGCAAGAGCGCCGGATCAGCAGGCAGCTACATCGCGCTCACCGACACCGATGCGGAGATCACAAAGAAGATCAAACGAGCGGTGACCGACTCTGGCTCCGAGGTTCGCGCCGCCGAAGACAAACCGGCGCTCACCAACCTGCTCGGCATCTATTCATTGCTGAGCAACGAGCCTGTAGCCGAGATCGAGGACCGCTATGCCGGCAAGGGCTATGGCGCGTTCAAGACCGACCTCGCAACGATCGTGGTCGACGCGGTTCGGCCAATTCGGGAAAAGCTGCTCGAGCTGGAAGCGAACCCGGACTATGCGATTGGTGTGCTTGCCGACGGAGCCGATCGCGCGCGGTCGTACGCGGTCCCGAAGATGGCAATCGTCCGCGAACGCATGGGGTTGACCGGGCACACAGTCTCGAAGTAGGCCCGAGCCGCTCCGGTTCTCAACGGGTCTTTGCGCTACGACAGCTCCAACGGACCGGAACCGGAACTGCGATTCTCACGCACCGCAAACGACGCGAGGAGAATACCGACTCCGCAGGCGGCGACGCAAGCCAGTGTCACCCTCGTCGACGCAACCGACGAGAACAGGCCGCCAAGCAATGGCGCAGCCGCCAAACCGATATATCCGCCCAGCAATGTGAGTCCTGACGCGGCGCCAGGTGCGTTCGGCCAGGCCTTGCCGGCCAGACTCAGGCCGCTGGGGCCAACACCTGCCAAACCGAATCCGGCAACGAACGCCCCAAGGAGCGCCACTATGGCCGGTCCGCCGGCGATCACCAGCACTCCGCCAACAATCGTCAGCATCCCTTGCAGCTGAAAGCTCGGTTTCAGTCCCAGCCTGTTGACGACCGGGCCATTCACGAGTCGCCCGATCATCAGCGCGACGCCGTAACACGTAACCGCCAGTGCTCCGGTGCTTCCCGAGAAGCCACGTTCGTCGCGCAGGTAAATGGCAACCCACTCGGCAATGAGCACCTCGCCGGCAAACGAGAGTCCAGTCACGATCGCGGCAAGCCGAATGACAGGATCACGAAACCCTGAGAGTGAAACCGCCTCGCCCTCGCCGCTGCCTGCCTGCGCGAGCCGATCCTTGAAACCCACCAGCGCCGGCGAGAGCACGATCACCAGCGAGATGCCGATGATGATCAGATAGACGCTCTTGAAGCCGTAACCTGCCGAGAAGAGCACGGCGGTCATTCCTGCGCCCAGCACCGCCCCGGCGCTGTACCCGGCATGCAGAGGGCTCATGACGTGTTTCCTGGCGACGCGTTCGGCGTCCATCGCAAGCGCATTCGCGCTGAGATCGATGATGGCGAACGAGAACCCACGAACCAGCATCAATACGGCAAACACGAGAAATGCGCGCGGGGCGTACATGAATCCCGCCGCAACGATCAAAAACCCCACACCGGCCGCAACCAGCAGCGGGATCTTGCCAAAGCGGGCAGTGACCTTTCCGCCGAAAACCAGCAGCGGCAACGACAGGATGATCCCAAGACCGGCCAGCAAGCCGAACCAGCCGTCAGATACGCCAAACGCATCCAGTACATCGGGCCAGGTTGCGCCACCGGAACCCGCCATGATGCCAAGTCCGGTCAGCGCGATTGCGATAACGATCAGAATCGAACTCAGGTGGCGCTTCTCGGACTCTTGGGTTGTCGTCACCTTCGGTACCGCCAATGGCGTCGCGCCGACCTAGCTCGCCGCGTCGCGCGCTGCCATGATGTTGGTCGAATGACCAGGATCGAGCCGCGATCCGGGATCATTGTGGACGACAGCGTGATTCACTGCCGTCACCGCCTCGGCGGCGCCAGTCGCGATCAGGCGGAACTTGGCTGGATACCAACAAACGTCTCCGGCCGCGAACACGCCCGGGATGCTGGTTTGCATCGACACGATGTCGACCACGATCTGGTTCTTCTGTAGTTCGAAACCCCACGACTTGAGCGGGCCAAGGTCGGCCAGGAACCCGACGGCGACGATGAGTTCGTCGGCCTCGATCGTCGCGATTTCGCCGTCGCCGTTCTTGAAACTGACCTCAGCCAGGCGGCCATGCTCGCCCGCCTTGACTTCGGTGACTTCGCACTTCGGGAAGTGAAGATCGACCGAGGACGCATGCAGCTCTTGCACACTCGATTCGTGCGCGCGGAACTGGGACCGGTGAATCACGGTCACTTTCTTCGCGATTGGCTCCAATGTAAGCGCCCAGTCGACCGCAGAGTCCCCTCCACCGACGATGACCACCTTCTTGTCCCGGAAATCCTCGACGCGCTTGGCGAAGTAGTGGATGCCCTTGCCAGTCAACTCTTCGACGCCCGGAGCCTCCAAACGCTTCGGCTCGAACGCGCCCACGCCGCCTGCGATGATGACCGACTTGCTATGCCGCACGGCTTTGCTGGTGGTCAGTTCCAGGATGCCATCGTCCAGGCGCTTCAAATCGAGCACCTGCTCGCTGAGACGAACGTCCGGCTCGTCCCGCATCGCCTGCAGGTACATCTGCTCGACAAAATCCTTGGCCAGGATCTTGGGAAACCCGGCCACGTCATAGATGTACTTCTCCGGATAGATGGCGGTCAGCGCGCCGCCGGGTTCTTCCAGTGAGTCGATGATTTGCGTGCGCGCTTTCCGCATGCCCGCGTAGAAGGCTGCAAAGAGCCCTGTCGGTCCGGCGCCGATGATCGTAATGTCGTAAACATCGCGCTCAGCGCCGTTGGTCGATGTGGTCATCGTGAATGGAACCGCCCTTGATGTGAAGCTGAAAGGCATCGCTGCTTCGAACGAAAGGGATTCTAGCATCCAAAACTGACGATTTCGGTCCGAATTCGTTCTTCTTGTGCGCGTTGGCCGAATGGCGATCCCGTGAAACGCCTGCGGTTGCGCGGCCCGTACAATTCGACGGTTCGGAACGATAGTCCAGGGGGCAAACACAGCAATGGTCATGACGGAAAAGCAGGCACTCGACGGGCTCTACTCCAGGCGAGGGCGAAATGTCTCGCCTCCACGTGTTGGGGATCCTTCGAAGTCCGCGAACATGATCTCCTTCATCTACGGATTCCCCGACCCGGACTCCCTGCCGGCTGCCTCTGTAGCGGATGCGGCGGTGAAAGCGCTCGATGCCAACGGGAAATGGGCGCTGCAATATGGCGCGACCATGGGTGTTAAGCCACTGGTCGATGTGCTCATCGAGAAGCTCGAGCGCGATCAGGGAATCGTGGCAAAACCAGAAAACGTAATGATCACTGCCGGTGGTTCACAGGCAGTGGGGCTCATCATCGACCTGTTCGTCGATTGGGACGACACGGTCTTGATGGAAGCTCCCACCTGGATGGGCTTTATCTGGGCACTCAAGAACGTTGGCGCGAAGCAGATCGCGATTCCCATGCAGAACGATGGCATGGACATGGATGCGCTGCGTGCGACGCTCGAATCGCTCCGTGCCGACGGTGTGACGCCCAAGATGATCTACGTCATCCCGAACTTCCAGAACCCGACTGGAATATCGATGTCGCTCGAAAAGCGGAAAGAGCTGATCGAACTTGCGCATGAATTCGGCACCATCATTTTCGAAGACGACGCGTATCACGATCTTCGCTTCTCGGGCGAGAAGATTCCATCGATCTATGCCCTGGATCCGTATGGACTCACCATCTACACGGCCACCTTCTCGAAGACGATGGGCGCGGGCATGCGGCTTGGCTGGTTGGTGGCCCCGAAAGAAGTCATCGATCACCTCGGCGTGCTCAAGGTCGATGGCGGGACGAACATCTTCGGTTCCTATGTGGCAGCCGAGTGGATTCCAGCGAACCTGTCCGATCACCTCGTGACCTTGCGGGAGATCTATCACCGGCGCAAGCTCCTCATGCTGGACGCGCTCGAAAAACACATGCCAGAAGGGACCACCTGGACGGATCCCGAAGGCGGTTTCTTTGTGTGGGTCACCCTGCCAGAAGGGATCGACACGTTGGAGCTCCTGCCTCGGGCTCGTGAGATGGGCATCGAATATAT
The nucleotide sequence above comes from Thermomicrobiales bacterium. Encoded proteins:
- the trpS gene encoding tryptophan--tRNA ligase; this encodes MAGRRKRVFSGIQPSGVSHIGNYLGAIRNWVSQQETYDNIFCIVNLHALTLPTEPDSLHANTITMANTLLAAGIDPNDSILFVQGDVREHSELCWLLNSVATYGELRRMTQFKDKAGSAEESVSAALFDYPVLQVADIILYDADLVPVGEDQRQHIELARDVAQRFNRRYGDTFVVPAPDIKTSGARIMSLEDPTKKMSKSAGSAGSYIALTDTDAEITKKIKRAVTDSGSEVRAAEDKPALTNLLGIYSLLSNEPVAEIEDRYAGKGYGAFKTDLATIVVDAVRPIREKLLELEANPDYAIGVLADGADRARSYAVPKMAIVRERMGLTGHTVSK
- a CDS encoding MFS transporter, with protein sequence MTTTQESEKRHLSSILIVIAIALTGLGIMAGSGGATWPDVLDAFGVSDGWFGLLAGLGIILSLPLLVFGGKVTARFGKIPLLVAAGVGFLIVAAGFMYAPRAFLVFAVLMLVRGFSFAIIDLSANALAMDAERVARKHVMSPLHAGYSAGAVLGAGMTAVLFSAGYGFKSVYLIIIGISLVIVLSPALVGFKDRLAQAGSGEGEAVSLSGFRDPVIRLAAIVTGLSFAGEVLIAEWVAIYLRDERGFSGSTGALAVTCYGVALMIGRLVNGPVVNRLGLKPSFQLQGMLTIVGGVLVIAGGPAIVALLGAFVAGFGLAGVGPSGLSLAGKAWPNAPGAASGLTLLGGYIGLAAAPLLGGLFSSVASTRVTLACVAACGVGILLASFAVRENRSSGSGPLELS
- a CDS encoding NAD(P)/FAD-dependent oxidoreductase, giving the protein MTTSTNGAERDVYDITIIGAGPTGLFAAFYAGMRKARTQIIDSLEEPGGALTAIYPEKYIYDVAGFPKILAKDFVEQMYLQAMRDEPDVRLSEQVLDLKRLDDGILELTTSKAVRHSKSVIIAGGVGAFEPKRLEAPGVEELTGKGIHYFAKRVEDFRDKKVVIVGGGDSAVDWALTLEPIAKKVTVIHRSQFRAHESSVQELHASSVDLHFPKCEVTEVKAGEHGRLAEVSFKNGDGEIATIEADELIVAVGFLADLGPLKSWGFELQKNQIVVDIVSMQTSIPGVFAAGDVCWYPAKFRLIATGAAEAVTAVNHAVVHNDPGSRLDPGHSTNIMAARDAAS
- a CDS encoding PLP-dependent aminotransferase family protein — encoded protein: MTEKQALDGLYSRRGRNVSPPRVGDPSKSANMISFIYGFPDPDSLPAASVADAAVKALDANGKWALQYGATMGVKPLVDVLIEKLERDQGIVAKPENVMITAGGSQAVGLIIDLFVDWDDTVLMEAPTWMGFIWALKNVGAKQIAIPMQNDGMDMDALRATLESLRADGVTPKMIYVIPNFQNPTGISMSLEKRKELIELAHEFGTIIFEDDAYHDLRFSGEKIPSIYALDPYGLTIYTATFSKTMGAGMRLGWLVAPKEVIDHLGVLKVDGGTNIFGSYVAAEWIPANLSDHLVTLREIYHRRKLLMLDALEKHMPEGTTWTDPEGGFFVWVTLPEGIDTLELLPRAREMGIEYMPGGSCYPGEGGENQLRLSYSFASDDKIEPGIEILGTLVKGELLESTSR